A segment of the Pan paniscus chromosome 9, NHGRI_mPanPan1-v2.0_pri, whole genome shotgun sequence genome:
CATAGGgtccaaattaaaatattttctgttctaaTCCTCTTACGATATTTGAAGCATTTGCTTCCATTACTATACATGCAAATTGAAATCCGGAATATCTCCCTATCCCAGTTAGGAACTCTTAGTAACCTCCTGGGGCCAATAAAATCCACTTGCTAGCGATATATCAGTCTAGACAGTAGCTCGTAGTGGCTTAGGTCTCTCATTATCATGTTGACAAGCAAAACACTTTTGAACTTCAGAGGGATTCAGTAGATTAGATTTATCTATCTGATTTACCTATTTACTTACTTCTCATTACAGCATCGCTAGAATAGCCTCACGACCACTCATCTCAGAAACCCAAAAATACTCTTCCAGGAAGCAGATTAGAACATTCAGTTGTTGATTCTAGTCCACTTCTGAATTCAGAAGAGTATTTTTCTGATGAGCTGTAACATGTGCCTCTTTAAATTCTCACTTTCCGAGCTCATAAAGTTTTCCATAATATACCATGCCGTAATGAGATTCCTGACATTATTCAGTAATTCAAGGTTCATCTCAGATCATATCACCAACTTATTGTCTGTGATCTTAAAATGGTTATAATTCTATCTTACTAAATTGTTATCATTTAGCTCCTCTAATATCATGAAAAAAATCCATTGAGCAGATTTATCTTTCTTTGGGGTAAGttgattgattaaaaaaaaaaaactatcacagAGAACAATCTGTCCCAGAACAGACTAACATTTCTATCAGGGAAAGTAATTTCATCACTCTTCTGTTCCAGTTTAATTAACACTAAAAATATGATGTCATGAATCACAAGAGAGACAAGTGATCCTAGAAGAAAGAACTGATCAACACGGATTAACTACTGGAGAGGATTCTGGTAAGATTAAGTTCTAAAATATACCTGTTATTTTTGACAATTTAAGGTCATTAGCAAAGGCAGTTTGTGTGATGTTATGACAAAAGTAAATTGCAGTGAGTTAAAACGCATTcaggaagtgagagagagagcaaaataAAGAAGCTACTCATAAAGTCTGGGAAAAGGGAAGTAGATAGGGGCAACCTCTGGAAGGGATATGGAGTAAAGATATGTTTGACATGGGGAGACTTCAGAACCTTACTGTAATGAGGGGCAATATTCATCAGATAGGGATGAATTAATGCCTGAGGAGTCTGGATGAAAAACTATTTGGTGGGCTGCCCCTGGGACTAGGGCTAAAGGGGTATACTCCTAGAAATTAGTCAGCTAACCCCAAAGCGTACTTGGGTCCTATTCCCATTGCAATGTCAAAAGCATTAGGCCCTCAAGGATGCTTGTAGAGTAGGGAGGGCATAAAGAGCAGCACGACAGGACCAGGTATCTCAGGGATCTAACTTACTCTAAATCCATAAACTCCAAGAGTGTTGAGCAAGGGCAGGAATCTGTTCTGAACAACAAAAGGGTGAACATAGGCAGCTGTGGCCAGGAAGGTAGAAGCAGCTACAGAAGACTTTGCCAGCCTGAGAGCTTCTTCATAGCCCTTCCTGATGTAGTAAGTAAAGCAGTCAATGACCTGAATCTTGAGAGGTAAGGGAACAGACATGGTCCATGTCCTGTAATTCTGTCCTAATCTCTGAACTTGATTACGTGTCTTATCTTTGGTTTCCATAGTCAGCTTTCCTTGTTTGATTCTTCACCTCCAGTTCCCCCCTTTGCCCACACTCTTCACCTTTGTAGGGACTAAGGTCTGTGATCAGGAAACAGGAGAGAAATGAGGCTGAGCTAAGATGATCAGTGAATAAATGATAAACCAAGGGATCTAGAATAATACAAtaaattctttgttcaagattcCCAGAACGAAAAGTAACTCCAAACAAAGGactattttattacatttgataaaatacatgcaactttaaaaacaaaagacaccatatttaatgtaaattctaGCTGAACTACCCGTTAAATTCAACCAAAAAGTCCAAGATGTTTGCCATCATAATTAGTTTACATTGATTTTGAATTTCCAACCATTTCATTAagacaagaaacaaaaattaagatgcATCAATATTTGTAAAGAAGGAATTTACATTATTGTTTGCAAGCAACTTTTTATTCtacctagaaaaaaatttaatataaatgggaAAATTCTAAGAATTGACAATAGTTTAGCAAAATGGATGATATACAagacaaaataacaaaacatatGCAACTGCacctctataaaataataaagacaagatATTTACCAGCAACCGATAATTGGTTgctataatacaaaaaaaaaatcacaaaacatttaaaaatgacacaAGTTTAGAAAAGTAGGTAAATgcaagaggaaataaaaacattctcatATATATTCTAATGCATCACATTAGcacagatatatagatacattCTAATGTATATTTCTGTGATATGGATCCCCCTGAATTCATCTTTTTTAGTGTTATTATATCAATTAGAATGTATAGtgcgggctgggcatggtggctcactcctgtaatctcagcattttgaaaggccaaggtgggcaaatcacctgaagtcaggaatcgagaccagcctggccaacatggcgaaaccccatctctactaaaaatacaaaaattacctgggtgtggtggcatgcacctgtaatcccagctactcacgaggctgaggcaggagaatcgcttgaacccaggaggcagaggttgcagtgagccgagatagtgccactgcactcccgcctgggagacagagcaagattccatttcaaaaaaataagaaagaagtatAATGCAGAAAAACATATTCACTAAAAACATTCCAAATACTAATAATGATAAGAACATTGCAACACAAAATTTTAATGACACTTTTTTCAGATTTAAATAAAGGCAGACAGAATCTATATTTATGAATGAGAAGGCTTGATAATGTAGACATATcaactttttttcaaaattaatctacagatttaacacaATCCCAACCAAAACCATGCTATTTTAGAACTCAACACAGAATTCGAAGGGTAATCTGgaagataaatacataaaaagggttttaaattaatgagaataataaaagGAATATAGTTCTGTTatgtgttaaatttatttttaataaatttaacacatttaaatttaataaataaatttaaatttattttaaaaaacttaatttttaagtttGGTTTAATATTGACAAAAAAAtaaccagaaagaaatagaaacaatagaatcccagaaatggaattttatctatatgtgtataaatTCACTATGTGACAAATGACATGTAATAATCACTTGGTGAGAGCTGTAGAAGCCGTTGTCTATTTGAAATCTATTTATTTACATAAGTCTCATTAACAGCAAAAGTAATTCCATGTAAATAAGTTGTGTCACAAAACCAAAAAGCCAACTATTAAAAATATAGGGAAGTAAATATTGATCAAAATTTGAGTAAAGAATAacattttgtaattgttttttgtttgtattgtggaatgctttgagaatttgatgaaaaacagatCCTCTCTCTAGAAAAGTATAAATATAGACTTACAAATTTAGGAAGTTCACAAACTTCCATGAGACCATCTATAAATTCTTGATTAAAGAGTCCTATTTTaagcataaaagataaaaaattcatAAAGGGAAAATAGTATAatattgcatatatgtatatatttacagtacataaaaccaaacaaaaattggGGGAAATGTTATAAAATGATTTGATAACATTTAGTAGTCATTgaaaacatgtttataaaaatttaaaatgtctataAGGAGTTTTCCAGTGAATTGGAAAGTTTATATGCATAATGTTAAGAAAAAGCACAGTTTGAAAGATCCTATTTTCATGAAACAGGAACTGTGTAAGAAGActgcaaagaaaaatgataaaaattaaatattttgaaatgttaaatcTTTGCTAGGATTTTTATTTATAgctatttttctgcatttttgttttctaaaagtgttattgttttatttttctttttatcaatttCATGCatgatatatgtttattataatgAATAAATGGCATAGTCATTCATTCTTCTCAGAGGCAGTGAGGGATGGAGCCTTGATCTTACACTTAATACCATGAAATGAAGCAAAGGCAGAGACCTGGGAAAGATAATATTGATACCTAAATATTTAACAAGGTAAGATATTATTCATAGATAAAGGCAATATAAAGAATTCTCAGATATTCAAGAACTCCAGGCATTTTGTCCAAGTACACTTTTTGATACaattacttgaaaatattttgcaacaATTCAAGAATAAACAAAGTAAGAGGGAAAAGAACCAAGTGTTACAGGAATAAAAATGAGCcataaaattacttaattttaaaaagtcaaaatgtgtGCAATAAATGCTTGCTATATTTCCAAATTATTCCACAGAAAAATCTGGATGTGGTTGGAAGTTCACTGGTGATTTTCTCTCCTTACaccttttattaataaaattgattatttgaaaatataattttaagtatatCTTTAACATTAGCTTCATAATCAGAAGAGGAAACAAATGATATTCCTAAAGGGTACTGACCTATGGGCTACAATTTGATGGAGGGAGTGCTGGAATTAAATGcaaaagattaaaattttttctacagATTAGTCACCAGTGTTTTCAACGTATGATTCTTATCTAGACGACTCATTCAACCTATTTCCTCATATGTGAGTAACAATACCTGCATGgcgaagattaaatgagatggttTGTTTCAGAAACAATTTGCCAACCACAGGCATTGTTTAAAAGAAAGGCATGGTCAGGGTTTCCATTATGGCTACTTATTCTCTTCTCAAAGGTTCCCAAGAATGGAGACGACACCTCTGCCCTGTAACTTTACCTACTGAAAATCAGGTTCTTTATAATGTACATGTCTCATACTTTCTATCTATATTCCCCACCTCCCGGAATTTCAGGAAAATAAAGCTagaaaattttctctttaattctaCTCAGTATTCTACTAAAATTTTTTATCTTAGCATCTATTTTGGCCTGTCTGTTCTTATCTGAACTGTTTCCAAGTGTCTCAAGAGTGTAGAGAATGCATTATGTTAAAAATGACTGAGGATTGTGGGTGAGCCTTATTTCTGTACAGAAATTTTGACCCTCAGCTGAGCTAACCACAGTCTTATTCTGTTTCCCCTTAATCCACAGGCAGATGCTGAGAACAAAACATCTCATGATATGGATATTGGCCTGAGTATAGCCAATAGCTCAGGGTTTCAACTGTCTGAGTTCATTCTGATGGGGTTCCCAGGCATTCATGAGTGGCAGCACTGGCTCTCCCTGCCCTTAGCTCTTGGTGCCAATCTcctcatcattatcaccattcaACATGAGACCGTGCTACATGAACCCATGTACCATTTGCTGGGCATATTAGCAGTGGTGGACATTGGCCTGGCCACCACCATCATGCCCAAGATCCTGGCCATCTTCTGGTTTGATGCCAAGGCCATCAGCCTCCCTGAGTGTTTTGCTCAGATCTATGCCATCCACTCTTTCATGTGCATGGAGTCAGGCATCTTCCTCTGCATGGCAGTGGATAGATATATGGCCATTTGTTATCCTCTTCAGTACACTTCCATAGTTACTGAAGCTTTTGTCATCAAAGCCACACTGCCAGTAGTGCTCAAGAATGGCCTGTTGACCATCCCAGTGCCAGTATTGGCTGCCCAGTGACACTACTGCTCCAGGAATGAGATTGATCACTGCCTCTGCTCTAACTTGGGGGTCACAAGTCTGGCCTGTGATGACACCACTATTAACAGGTTTTACCAGCTGGCCTTGGTCTGGGTTGTGGTTGGGAGTGACATGGGTCTGGTCTTTGCTTCCTATTCTTTGATTATTCGCTCAGTGCTGAAGCTGAACTCTGCTAAAGCAACATCTAAGGCCCT
Coding sequences within it:
- the LOC100986337 gene encoding LOW QUALITY PROTEIN: olfactory receptor 56B4-like (The sequence of the model RefSeq protein was modified relative to this genomic sequence to represent the inferred CDS: substituted 1 base at 1 genomic stop codon), whose product is MDIGLSIANSSGFQLSEFILMGFPGIHEWQHWLSLPLALGANLLIIITIQHETVLHEPMYHLLGILAVVDIGLATTIMPKILAIFWFDAKAISLPECFAQIYAIHSFMCMESGIFLCMAVDRYMAICYPLQYTSIVTEAFVIKATLPVVLKNGLLTIPVPVLAAQXHYCSRNEIDHCLCSNLGVTSLACDDTTINRFYQLALVWVVVGSDMGLVFASYSLIIRSVLKLNSAKATSKALNTCSSHLILILFFYTAIIVVSVTTWQEEGRPSSLFSSMCCILSSPQPLTP